The Rhodothermales bacterium genome window below encodes:
- a CDS encoding sugar ABC transporter ATP-binding protein: MMVDARNIIEQAPALKAEQIVKRYPGTTALQGVDFSVYAGKVNVLIGENGAGKSTLMKILAGVEAPSEGRLVLQGAPVAFKNPRDARAHGIGIIFQELTLFPNLTVSENVCIARELVSGIGTIQAGRQDDVTRSVLRRLEQSIEPDTLVEDLRIGQQQLVEIARALAEDVSILIMDEPTSALSDAEAAVLLRIVRELTAQGVAIVYISHKLDECLQIGDHFTVLRDGRLIAEAPAKEVSLAWIVEHMSGRSSDTLFRRRTRAAGEVLLEARGITLPREHGDGYLVEDVSLSVRAGEIVGIYGLMGAGRTELLECLFGMQHRAVGSVRLGGQELASSPIEKRLRMGLALVPEDRQQLGLVPTFSVAENITLAHLRALRTGLVLSVGRERDEVDRLIAQLAIKVGDPRQSIATLSGGNQQKVVLAKYLLTRPRVLMMDEPTRGIDVGARSEIFDLMNKLACEGLGVLFVSSELKEVVAMADRAIVMTRGRITGEFTGDSLTEQHLAAASVLMPTTRIEV; the protein is encoded by the coding sequence ATGATGGTCGACGCCAGAAATATCATCGAGCAGGCGCCGGCGCTGAAAGCCGAGCAGATCGTCAAACGGTACCCGGGCACCACGGCGCTCCAGGGGGTCGATTTTAGCGTCTACGCGGGAAAGGTGAACGTGCTGATCGGCGAGAACGGCGCGGGGAAGTCGACCCTGATGAAGATCCTCGCTGGCGTGGAGGCGCCGAGTGAAGGCCGGCTCGTGTTGCAAGGTGCACCAGTCGCCTTCAAGAACCCCCGCGACGCTCGGGCGCACGGGATCGGAATCATCTTTCAGGAATTGACGCTGTTTCCCAACCTCACCGTCAGCGAGAACGTGTGTATCGCGCGGGAGCTGGTGTCCGGGATAGGGACGATCCAGGCCGGCCGACAGGACGACGTCACCCGGAGCGTGTTGCGGCGGCTGGAGCAGTCCATCGAACCCGATACCCTGGTCGAGGACCTGCGGATCGGGCAGCAGCAACTCGTGGAAATCGCCCGGGCCCTGGCCGAGGACGTATCCATCCTCATCATGGACGAGCCGACGTCCGCCCTGAGCGATGCCGAAGCCGCCGTGTTGCTCCGCATCGTCCGGGAGCTTACGGCCCAGGGGGTCGCCATCGTCTACATCTCTCATAAACTCGATGAGTGTCTGCAGATCGGCGACCACTTCACCGTGCTGAGGGATGGGCGATTGATTGCCGAGGCGCCGGCTAAAGAAGTGTCACTGGCGTGGATCGTCGAGCACATGTCTGGCCGCTCGTCGGATACCCTGTTCCGGAGGCGAACGCGGGCGGCCGGGGAGGTATTGTTGGAAGCACGAGGGATTACACTGCCGCGGGAGCACGGCGACGGCTATCTCGTCGAAGACGTGTCGTTGTCGGTGCGCGCGGGCGAGATCGTCGGTATATACGGTTTGATGGGAGCCGGCCGGACCGAGCTGCTCGAGTGCCTGTTTGGTATGCAGCATCGCGCGGTCGGGTCGGTCCGGCTCGGCGGCCAAGAACTGGCATCCAGCCCCATCGAAAAACGCCTCCGCATGGGATTGGCCCTGGTGCCGGAGGACCGTCAGCAGTTGGGGCTGGTGCCGACATTTTCCGTGGCGGAAAACATTACACTGGCGCATCTGCGTGCCTTACGTACGGGTCTCGTACTATCGGTTGGACGAGAGCGGGATGAAGTCGACCGGCTCATCGCGCAACTGGCCATCAAAGTCGGGGACCCCCGGCAGTCCATTGCCACCCTGAGCGGCGGCAATCAACAGAAGGTCGTCCTCGCCAAATACCTGCTCACCCGGCCGAGGGTGCTCATGATGGATGAACCCACGCGTGGGATCGACGTCGGCGCCCGTTCAGAAATTTTTGATCTGATGAACAAGCTCGCCTGCGAGGGACTCGGGGTGCTGTTTGTCTCGTCGGAACTGAAGGAAGTCGTGGCCATGGCGGACCGCGCGATCGTGATGACGCGTGGGCGCATCACGGGCGAATTTACCGGCGACAGCCTGACCGAACAGCACCTGGCCGCTGCGAGTGTGCTTATGCCGACTACACGCATCGAGGTTTGA
- a CDS encoding ABC transporter permease, which translates to MPHAPSIRQRRAGGVPFQLVLLRLRAYIALIVLAVVFALLSPAFLTTGNLIILTKQVAINAILGIGMTFVILSGGIDLSMGSIAGLCGMVAGWLINEGLILKLFGVSIFFNVWIVCLLTLGVGMVVGLINGSLVTRLSVAPFIATLGTLYVARGAALLLSDGATFANLVGVESLGNTGFPVLGAGTFIGLPYPIWIMVLFAAVGVFFARKTPFGRHVYAVGGNEKAAALSGVRVERVKLATYMISGLCAAMVGLIIASQLVAAHPATGETFELNAIAVVVLGGTSLMGGRGTISGTLIGAFVIGVLVNGMVLLGVSEFWQIVIKGAVIVLAVVVDQQQQRMQQRRVVRGR; encoded by the coding sequence ATGCCCCACGCCCCATCGATACGACAACGGCGGGCCGGCGGCGTCCCATTCCAGTTGGTGCTGCTGCGGCTCCGAGCCTATATCGCACTGATCGTACTGGCCGTCGTCTTTGCCCTGCTGAGTCCGGCGTTTTTGACAACCGGCAACCTGATCATCCTCACGAAGCAGGTGGCGATCAACGCTATCCTGGGCATCGGGATGACGTTTGTGATTCTGAGCGGGGGGATCGATCTGTCGATGGGCTCCATCGCCGGCCTGTGCGGGATGGTGGCCGGATGGCTCATCAACGAAGGTCTCATCCTGAAGCTGTTCGGCGTGTCGATCTTTTTTAACGTGTGGATAGTCTGCCTGCTGACGCTGGGGGTGGGGATGGTGGTCGGCCTCATTAACGGATCGTTAGTCACACGGCTTAGCGTGGCGCCGTTTATCGCCACGCTCGGGACGTTGTATGTGGCGCGGGGCGCGGCCCTGCTCCTATCCGACGGGGCGACGTTTGCGAATCTGGTGGGGGTGGAATCGCTCGGCAACACCGGCTTTCCGGTGCTGGGCGCCGGCACGTTTATCGGGCTGCCGTATCCGATCTGGATCATGGTATTGTTTGCCGCCGTGGGGGTGTTTTTCGCGCGGAAGACTCCATTTGGCCGGCATGTCTACGCGGTGGGCGGTAACGAAAAGGCCGCCGCCCTCTCGGGGGTTCGCGTCGAGCGGGTGAAGCTGGCGACCTATATGATTTCCGGGTTGTGCGCGGCGATGGTCGGCCTCATCATTGCCTCCCAACTGGTAGCCGCTCACCCGGCGACGGGCGAGACGTTCGAGCTCAACGCGATTGCGGTAGTTGTGCTCGGCGGCACGTCGCTGATGGGAGGCCGGGGGACCATCAGCGGAACCCTCATCGGGGCGTTTGTGATCGGCGTGCTAGTGAATGGCATGGTGCTGCTGGGAGTGTCCGAGTTCTGGCAGATCGTCATCAAAGGCGCCGTGATCGTGCTCGCCGTGGTAGTCGATCAGCAGCAGCAGCGGATGCAGCAGCGCCGGGTAGTGCGGGGGCGGTGA
- a CDS encoding D-ribose ABC transporter substrate-binding protein, with translation MRHLCFALLLLLATSFSACQPSGDTTTSAARLIVIITPSHDNPFFKAESDAADARARALGYETLVLTHNGDASVQDQLFDTAIARKAAAIVLDNAGADASIAVVRKGKEAGIPSFLIDREINATGIAVAQIVSNNYQGATLGAEEFVRLMGEAGPYVELLGTESDTNAGIRSQGYNDVLGQYPEMVRVAQQSANWSQTQAFEKMETILQAHPNIKGVISGNDTMALGAAAALKAAGRGDVIVVGFDGSPDVIAAIKAGDIAATVLQPASLLATMAVDQADAYLRTGSTSFPEKQAIDCELVTPANANEFGVFTRLP, from the coding sequence ATGCGCCACCTCTGCTTCGCCCTCCTCCTTCTTCTCGCCACCTCGTTTTCAGCCTGCCAGCCATCCGGTGATACCACCACCTCGGCGGCGCGCCTGATCGTCATCATCACGCCTTCCCACGACAACCCCTTTTTTAAGGCGGAGTCCGACGCGGCCGATGCCCGAGCGCGGGCGTTGGGTTACGAGACCCTGGTGCTGACCCACAACGGCGACGCGTCCGTGCAGGATCAGCTCTTCGATACCGCCATCGCGCGAAAGGCGGCCGCGATCGTGCTGGACAACGCCGGCGCCGACGCCTCCATCGCGGTCGTCCGGAAGGGCAAAGAGGCCGGCATCCCGTCGTTCCTGATCGACCGGGAGATCAACGCCACGGGCATCGCCGTGGCTCAGATCGTATCGAATAACTACCAGGGCGCCACGCTGGGGGCCGAGGAGTTCGTCCGACTGATGGGAGAGGCAGGGCCGTATGTCGAGCTGTTGGGTACAGAATCCGACACCAACGCCGGCATCCGTTCGCAGGGCTACAACGACGTGCTCGGGCAGTACCCGGAGATGGTGCGCGTGGCGCAACAGAGCGCCAACTGGAGCCAGACGCAGGCCTTTGAAAAGATGGAGACGATCCTGCAGGCGCACCCGAATATCAAGGGTGTGATCTCGGGGAACGATACCATGGCGCTGGGCGCGGCGGCGGCGCTGAAGGCCGCCGGCCGGGGGGATGTGATTGTCGTCGGGTTCGACGGGAGCCCGGACGTGATCGCCGCCATCAAAGCCGGCGACATCGCCGCGACCGTCCTCCAGCCGGCAAGCCTTCTGGCCACGATGGCCGTCGACCAGGCCGACGCCTACCTCCGCACGGGCTCGACCTCGTTCCCCGAAAAACAGGCTATCGATTGCGAATTGGTCACCCCCGCGAACGCCAACGAATTCGGCGTTTTCACGCGCCTCCCGTAA
- a CDS encoding cytochrome c, whose amino-acid sequence MLRTLVILPLLLGVLSLIEPASAQSRVEYDYAYIGDPLPDPLMQQNKETYVLYGCAYCHGLYLQPVGEATDLRTSALVGADVEANLIGPILRVGIPQTPKSSPMPQFSDLSDREIRAITTYIHYARADVRYTSLTAGPASVGDAAAGKTYVEQQCASCHRDTGALAAPGSDAAALRKQILAPAAFLGPMSFNLENRTALTDGRARHQALLENFAEADVANIVAYLETLN is encoded by the coding sequence ATGCTTAGAACCCTGGTTATCCTCCCCCTACTGCTCGGTGTTCTGTCGCTCATCGAGCCGGCATCCGCCCAATCCCGCGTCGAATACGACTACGCCTACATCGGCGACCCCCTCCCCGATCCGCTGATGCAGCAAAACAAAGAGACGTATGTGCTCTACGGCTGTGCCTATTGCCACGGCCTCTACCTGCAACCCGTAGGTGAGGCCACCGACCTCCGCACGTCCGCCCTGGTGGGGGCCGATGTGGAGGCCAACCTCATCGGCCCCATCCTGCGTGTGGGTATCCCGCAAACGCCCAAATCGTCGCCGATGCCCCAGTTCTCGGACCTCAGCGACCGGGAGATCCGCGCTATCACCACGTATATCCACTACGCACGGGCCGATGTGCGTTATACATCACTAACTGCCGGTCCGGCCTCCGTTGGCGACGCCGCGGCCGGCAAAACGTACGTCGAGCAGCAGTGTGCGTCGTGCCACCGCGATACCGGAGCTCTCGCGGCCCCCGGGTCCGACGCGGCAGCGTTGCGCAAACAAATTCTCGCGCCGGCCGCCTTCCTGGGTCCGATGTCGTTCAATCTGGAGAATCGGACCGCGCTGACGGACGGACGCGCTCGGCATCAAGCCCTGCTGGAGAATTTCGCCGAGGCGGATGTGGCGAATATCGTGGCATATTTGGAGACGTTGAACTAA
- a CDS encoding TIM barrel protein: MALTRREFTKRALAGVPALAGLANGIGSGGFSPAGPNRSLIHGVQFGVQPFCYHDLLMNRENRPELLRRIVQNGFGMVELHATWCEPRFLAPGVTPAEARQKQREWRLAAPAEYYQAIRKEFDAAGVEIFTYYVNMDVSYQNAFIDFTDEEVDATFRAAKILGARGCIGSQGLKATQRLASFPSKYDLFMSVHNHSNLSDPDAINNEESFIRAFSYSPDIMATFDTRHYTAANGDCLAFLEKHHARISNVHLGDRKKNQGRSAPFGQGDAPIIELIRMIRDNAWPIPVMLEFEHGTLRTGLDETQRMFDYCKRALA; encoded by the coding sequence ATGGCTCTGACACGACGAGAATTTACGAAGCGCGCGCTCGCCGGCGTGCCGGCGCTGGCGGGTCTGGCGAACGGAATTGGATCGGGAGGGTTCTCGCCGGCCGGACCGAACCGGTCGCTTATCCACGGCGTCCAGTTCGGCGTCCAGCCCTTCTGTTACCACGATCTGCTGATGAACCGCGAGAACCGGCCCGAACTGCTCCGGCGGATCGTGCAGAACGGGTTCGGGATGGTCGAGCTCCACGCCACCTGGTGCGAGCCGCGGTTCCTGGCGCCCGGCGTCACGCCCGCTGAGGCTCGCCAGAAACAGCGCGAATGGCGCCTGGCCGCGCCGGCCGAGTATTATCAGGCGATTCGGAAGGAGTTCGACGCCGCCGGCGTGGAGATCTTTACCTACTATGTGAACATGGACGTCTCGTACCAGAATGCCTTTATCGACTTTACCGATGAGGAAGTCGACGCAACGTTCCGGGCGGCGAAGATCCTCGGCGCCAGGGGATGTATCGGGTCGCAGGGACTCAAGGCCACGCAACGACTTGCGTCGTTTCCGAGCAAGTACGACCTGTTCATGTCCGTCCACAACCACTCCAATCTGTCGGACCCGGACGCGATTAACAACGAGGAGAGCTTCATCCGGGCGTTTTCGTATTCTCCGGACATCATGGCGACATTCGACACGCGCCACTACACGGCCGCCAATGGCGATTGCCTCGCGTTCCTCGAGAAACACCACGCCCGCATCAGCAACGTCCACCTGGGCGACCGCAAGAAAAACCAGGGCCGCAGCGCCCCCTTCGGCCAGGGCGATGCGCCGATCATCGAGTTAATCCGGATGATCCGGGATAATGCGTGGCCTATCCCGGTGATGCTGGAATTTGAACACGGCACGCTGCGCACCGGCCTCGACGAGACCCAGCGCATGTTCGACTACTGCAAGCGGGCGCTGGCGTGA
- a CDS encoding T9SS type A sorting domain-containing protein: MTRSGLPRFHALWLVLVFAPAGLTRAQGIPLLGSPGALDVATWNIEWFGDSNNGPSNNATQLENVRAVIAGLGIDLWGVQEIADPDDFAALVSALGPNFDGRLATNSVSQRIGFIYDTRVIRLRSVRHILEDFETPFASRPPLQLEADVLLPDTTVVVTFIVVHMKAFSDVDSYERRVEAARRLKNHIDFTSLASKPVVILGDFNDEMDGSITAGRASPYTNFVENTADYRVVSRPIELAGGGSFCDNANCTATGSMIDHLIVTDELFGWTTDGATQVVTELPSVFILYENTTSDHLPVATRLVPPSATAVEHAGRALTASLDAPYPNPFSATTSIAVTLSVAGPVRLAVYDVLGREVAVIADATLPAGRHVFSFAPAGLPSGIYLIRGRNGEARRLVYLP; encoded by the coding sequence ATGACGCGCTCCGGGCTCCCCCGCTTTCACGCTCTGTGGCTGGTCCTCGTATTCGCGCCGGCGGGGCTCACCCGCGCCCAGGGCATCCCCCTCCTCGGCTCCCCCGGCGCCCTGGATGTGGCTACCTGGAATATAGAGTGGTTTGGCGATTCCAATAACGGCCCATCTAACAATGCTACACAGCTTGAGAACGTGCGCGCCGTCATCGCCGGCCTGGGGATCGACCTCTGGGGCGTCCAGGAGATCGCAGACCCGGACGACTTCGCGGCCCTGGTCTCCGCCCTGGGGCCGAACTTCGATGGCCGGCTCGCCACCAACTCGGTCTCCCAGCGCATCGGGTTTATCTACGACACCCGCGTGATCCGCCTCCGCTCGGTGCGGCATATCCTGGAGGACTTCGAGACGCCCTTCGCCAGCCGCCCTCCCCTCCAGCTCGAAGCGGACGTCCTCCTGCCGGACACCACCGTCGTCGTGACCTTCATCGTCGTCCACATGAAGGCGTTTTCCGATGTCGACAGCTACGAACGGCGCGTCGAGGCGGCGCGTCGACTCAAGAACCATATCGACTTTACGAGCCTGGCGTCGAAGCCCGTGGTGATCCTCGGGGACTTCAACGATGAGATGGATGGTTCGATCACGGCCGGCCGGGCCTCGCCGTATACCAACTTCGTCGAAAACACGGCCGACTACCGGGTGGTATCGCGGCCTATCGAGTTGGCCGGCGGGGGCTCGTTCTGCGACAACGCCAACTGCACCGCGACGGGTTCGATGATCGATCACCTTATCGTCACCGACGAACTCTTTGGCTGGACCACGGACGGGGCGACACAGGTGGTGACGGAACTCCCTTCCGTGTTCATCCTCTACGAGAACACGACCTCCGACCATCTCCCCGTGGCCACGCGCCTGGTGCCCCCCTCGGCCACGGCCGTGGAGCACGCCGGCCGGGCGCTAACCGCATCGCTGGACGCGCCGTACCCGAATCCCTTCTCGGCCACGACATCCATCGCCGTCACCCTGTCCGTCGCCGGCCCGGTGCGGCTTGCCGTGTACGACGTGCTCGGCCGCGAAGTCGCCGTCATTGCCGACGCGACGCTGCCGGCGGGCCGGCACGTATTCAGCTTTGCTCCGGCCGGACTCCCCTCCGGGATCTACCTGATCCGGGGGCGCAACGGGGAGGCGCGCCGGCTGGTGTATCTGCCGTAA
- a CDS encoding class I SAM-dependent methyltransferase → MPIDTARPRYVLRFLWMMALFGPAACSTPPDTTTESGAESPTEQAVYVTGPPALPEGSGKLYLGREIAQMGDTPDVTEWLERPGREAEEFPSRLIQALELAPTDVVADIGAGTGYFTFRMARLVTEGKVFAVDIQPAMLEHIRNRMAEEGVVNIETVPGSFTSPNLPPASVDLALVVVSYHEFSHPREMMQSIVRSLKVGGRFVLVEYRGEDATVPVSAVRRMTEAQAVKEMRAVGLRWRETKNILPQQHFMVFEKPD, encoded by the coding sequence ATGCCCATCGACACCGCGCGTCCTCGCTACGTCCTTCGCTTCCTGTGGATGATGGCCCTTTTCGGCCCCGCGGCTTGCTCGACGCCGCCGGACACAACCACTGAATCCGGCGCTGAATCCCCCACCGAACAGGCCGTTTATGTAACCGGCCCCCCCGCATTGCCGGAAGGAAGCGGCAAACTGTACCTGGGCCGCGAGATCGCTCAGATGGGGGATACGCCGGATGTCACGGAGTGGCTCGAGCGACCCGGGCGCGAAGCCGAGGAGTTTCCCTCCCGCCTCATCCAGGCCCTTGAACTGGCGCCGACGGATGTCGTGGCCGATATCGGCGCCGGCACGGGGTATTTCACCTTTCGGATGGCCCGCCTCGTCACCGAGGGCAAGGTGTTCGCGGTGGATATCCAGCCGGCCATGCTCGAACATATCCGCAACCGGATGGCCGAAGAAGGGGTGGTCAACATCGAAACGGTGCCCGGTTCGTTCACCAGCCCCAACCTTCCACCCGCCAGCGTGGACCTCGCGCTGGTCGTCGTCTCCTACCACGAGTTCTCCCACCCCCGCGAAATGATGCAGAGCATCGTCCGTAGCCTCAAAGTCGGCGGCCGCTTTGTGCTTGTCGAATACCGCGGCGAAGACGCCACCGTGCCCGTTAGCGCCGTCCGACGCATGACCGAGGCCCAGGCCGTCAAGGAGATGCGCGCCGTCGGCCTCCGCTGGCGTGAAACCAAAAATATCCTCCCCCAACAACATTTTATGGTGTTCGAAAAGCCGGATTGA
- a CDS encoding response regulator has translation MKNLIPDAPVASVEGRLCSFLTDFHNTAPNDPSSQSGSLQRPSLLIVEANEEASELLELFLSPWYDLTVVHRHDFVARYARERAYQLVFMGIDEGEEQPALDALVQLRMVRVDRPPVVASVGYIDAEVERCLSRAGFDGFIKRTFTVRSLCSMLERVLLRESAFA, from the coding sequence ATGAAAAATCTAATTCCCGATGCGCCTGTCGCATCCGTAGAGGGCCGGCTGTGTTCCTTCCTTACCGATTTCCACAATACGGCGCCGAATGACCCCTCTTCCCAATCGGGTTCGCTTCAACGGCCCTCCTTGCTCATCGTCGAAGCGAATGAGGAAGCATCCGAGTTGCTGGAACTGTTTCTGTCACCCTGGTACGACCTGACGGTTGTCCACCGGCACGACTTCGTCGCCCGTTACGCCCGGGAACGGGCTTACCAGCTCGTGTTCATGGGCATCGATGAAGGAGAAGAACAGCCGGCGCTTGATGCGCTCGTCCAGCTCCGAATGGTCCGCGTAGACCGTCCCCCGGTGGTCGCCTCCGTGGGATACATCGATGCGGAAGTGGAGCGCTGCCTATCCCGGGCCGGCTTCGATGGCTTCATCAAACGCACCTTCACCGTGCGGAGCCTCTGCTCGATGCTGGAACGCGTACTCCTTCGAGAATCGGCTTTC